From Myxococcus stipitatus, one genomic window encodes:
- the glgC gene encoding glucose-1-phosphate adenylyltransferase → MSKVLAMILAGGAGTRLEPLTRERAKPAVPFGGRYRIIDFVLSNFANSGVYRMKVLTQYKSDSLNNHLSRAWRMTAFLGHYVESVPAQMRTGLDWYKGSADAIYQNLNIITDEEPDFIFVFGADHVYRMDTRQMLDFHMQKKAACTVAAIPVPIEQGREFGIIDVGPDGRMRQFLEKPRDPPPMPGNPKMCLASMGNYLFTTEVLVREVVRDAANESSAHDFGKSIISELYKNAPVYVYDFAQNEIAGQEAKERGYWRDVGNIDVYYQSNMELVEVDPIFNLYNDRWPIHTQPNNYPPAKFVFADKENQRVGHATDSLVAEGCIISGGHVNRSVLSPKVRINSYSEVEASILFENVTIGRRCRIKKAIIDKNVEIPPGMTIGYDPVEDKRRFHVTPDGVVVIPKGMKVT, encoded by the coding sequence ATGTCCAAAGTCCTGGCGATGATTCTGGCGGGAGGCGCGGGCACGCGCCTGGAGCCGCTGACTCGCGAACGAGCCAAGCCCGCCGTCCCCTTCGGTGGGCGTTACCGCATCATCGACTTCGTCCTCTCCAACTTCGCCAACTCCGGCGTCTACCGGATGAAGGTGCTCACCCAGTACAAGAGCGACTCGCTGAACAACCACCTGTCGCGCGCCTGGCGCATGACGGCGTTCCTGGGCCACTACGTGGAATCCGTGCCCGCGCAGATGCGCACCGGGCTGGACTGGTACAAGGGTAGCGCGGACGCCATCTACCAGAACCTCAACATCATCACCGACGAGGAGCCGGACTTCATCTTCGTCTTCGGCGCGGACCACGTGTACCGGATGGACACGCGGCAGATGCTGGACTTCCACATGCAGAAGAAGGCCGCGTGCACGGTGGCGGCGATTCCGGTGCCCATCGAGCAGGGGCGTGAGTTCGGCATCATCGACGTGGGGCCGGACGGGCGGATGCGCCAGTTCCTGGAGAAGCCGCGCGACCCGCCGCCCATGCCGGGCAACCCGAAGATGTGCCTGGCGTCCATGGGCAACTACCTGTTCACCACGGAGGTGCTGGTGCGGGAGGTGGTGCGCGACGCGGCCAACGAGTCGAGCGCGCACGACTTCGGCAAGTCCATCATCAGCGAGCTGTACAAGAACGCGCCCGTGTACGTGTACGACTTCGCCCAGAACGAGATTGCCGGGCAGGAGGCGAAGGAGCGCGGCTACTGGCGGGACGTGGGGAACATCGACGTCTACTACCAGTCCAACATGGAGCTGGTGGAGGTGGACCCCATCTTCAACCTCTACAACGACCGCTGGCCCATCCACACCCAGCCCAACAACTACCCGCCGGCCAAGTTCGTCTTCGCGGACAAGGAGAACCAGCGGGTGGGCCACGCCACGGACTCGCTGGTGGCGGAGGGGTGCATCATCTCCGGCGGACACGTGAACCGCTCCGTGCTCTCGCCGAAGGTGCGCATCAACTCCTATTCGGAGGTGGAGGCCTCCATCCTCTTCGAGAACGTCACCATCGGCCGGCGCTGCCGCATCAAGAAGGCCATCATCGACAAGAACGTGGAGATTCCACCGGGCATGACGATTGGCTACGACCCGGTGGAGGACAAGCGGCGCTTCCACGTCACGCCGGACGGGGTGGTCGTCATCCCCAAGGGCATGAAGGTCACCTGA
- a CDS encoding ATP-dependent helicase: MNAHESALLEDLNPPQREAVLHGEGPLLVLSGAGSGKTRVITRRVAHLVKVRGVFPWRILAVTFTNKAAREMRERLVQLLGPQANELVVSTFHSAAAMILRREAEHVGLTRSFVIYDDGDQLNVVKRAMREAGLEQSMQPREILSRIDQEKNAARLPEDMVVEPGDERGQLVRKVYRAYQDRLRAANAVDFGDLLLLLVTLFKTKPDVLANYRRRFHHVLVDEFQDTNPVQYALLKLLAPPPSANLVVVGDDDQSIYRWRGADVGNILEFPGEYPGARVVKLEQNYRSDRNILDAAHEVIRKNTRRMEKKLWSDRPAGQTLSLLLNRDERMEAQEVARQILALQREGFIKFSSMAVFYRVNAQSRVLEEGLRLARVPYTLVSGRSFYDRAEVRDASAYLRLMVNPRSDADLLRIINTPARGIGDTTVERVTDHANTLGTSLYEVLAAPERIPALNATAVKRLRTFRALLESLTVFAQGATDAASAVDEMLRETKLVETLMAEGSDEAQTRAENLREFLGAAQEFDLNRAAAAVAAASAAPAEVPPEVDAAPLSADTPPLQAFLEQISLVGDADAEVGEGRVALMTLHAAKGLEFDAVFLTGLEDGVFPHSRALKGEDPDDGEEMAEERRLCYVGFTRARKRLFVSLAQCRSLFGELRYNPPSRFLRDVPPNLFGISEQDVPEPPRAAPVPPRKRTWDEDDGPRIDRSYSQASDMEGIGGDVRGMRVRHEQFGVGRIVATDGTGPNAKVTVEFGGAVGLKRVIARFLLPG, from the coding sequence GTGAACGCGCACGAATCCGCACTCCTCGAAGACCTGAATCCCCCGCAACGCGAGGCCGTGCTGCACGGCGAGGGCCCGCTGCTCGTCCTGTCGGGCGCTGGCAGTGGCAAGACGCGCGTCATCACCCGCCGGGTGGCGCACCTGGTGAAGGTCCGGGGCGTCTTCCCGTGGCGCATCCTGGCCGTCACGTTCACCAACAAGGCGGCCCGGGAGATGCGCGAGCGCCTGGTGCAGCTGCTGGGGCCCCAGGCGAACGAGCTGGTGGTGAGCACGTTCCACTCGGCGGCGGCGATGATTCTGCGCCGCGAGGCGGAGCACGTGGGGCTCACCCGTTCGTTCGTCATCTACGACGACGGGGACCAGCTCAACGTGGTCAAGCGCGCCATGCGCGAGGCGGGGCTGGAGCAGTCCATGCAGCCGCGCGAAATCCTCAGCCGCATCGACCAGGAGAAGAACGCGGCGCGGCTGCCGGAGGACATGGTGGTGGAGCCGGGCGACGAGCGCGGCCAGCTGGTGCGCAAGGTGTACCGCGCCTACCAGGACCGGCTGCGCGCGGCCAACGCGGTGGACTTCGGCGACCTGCTGCTCTTGCTGGTGACGCTGTTCAAGACGAAGCCGGACGTGCTGGCCAACTACCGGCGCCGCTTCCACCACGTGCTGGTGGACGAGTTCCAGGACACCAACCCGGTACAGTACGCGCTGCTCAAGCTATTGGCGCCGCCCCCGTCCGCGAACCTGGTGGTGGTGGGCGACGACGACCAGTCCATCTATCGCTGGCGCGGCGCGGACGTGGGCAACATCCTCGAGTTCCCCGGCGAGTACCCCGGCGCGCGGGTGGTGAAGCTCGAGCAGAACTACCGCTCGGACCGCAACATCCTCGACGCGGCCCACGAGGTCATCCGCAAGAACACGCGGCGGATGGAGAAGAAGCTGTGGTCGGACCGGCCCGCCGGCCAGACGCTGTCGCTGCTGCTCAACCGCGACGAGCGGATGGAGGCCCAGGAGGTGGCGCGCCAGATTTTGGCGCTCCAGCGCGAGGGCTTCATCAAGTTCTCCAGCATGGCCGTCTTCTACCGGGTGAACGCGCAGAGCCGCGTGCTGGAGGAGGGGCTGCGGCTGGCGCGCGTGCCGTACACTCTGGTGAGCGGGCGCAGCTTCTACGACCGGGCGGAGGTGCGTGACGCCTCCGCGTACCTGCGGTTGATGGTCAACCCGCGCTCGGACGCGGACCTCTTGCGCATCATCAACACGCCCGCGCGCGGCATCGGCGACACCACGGTGGAGCGGGTGACGGACCACGCCAACACCCTGGGAACGAGCCTCTACGAGGTGCTCGCCGCGCCGGAGCGCATCCCCGCGCTCAACGCCACCGCGGTGAAGCGCCTGCGCACCTTCCGCGCCCTGCTGGAGTCGCTCACCGTCTTCGCGCAGGGCGCCACGGACGCGGCGAGCGCGGTGGACGAGATGCTGCGCGAGACGAAGCTCGTCGAGACGCTGATGGCCGAGGGCAGCGACGAGGCCCAGACGCGCGCGGAGAACCTGCGCGAGTTCCTGGGCGCCGCGCAGGAGTTCGACCTCAACCGCGCCGCCGCCGCGGTGGCCGCCGCCAGCGCCGCCCCCGCCGAGGTGCCGCCGGAGGTGGACGCCGCGCCGCTGTCCGCGGACACGCCGCCGCTCCAGGCGTTCCTCGAGCAGATCTCCCTGGTGGGCGACGCGGACGCGGAGGTGGGCGAGGGGCGCGTGGCGCTGATGACGCTGCACGCGGCCAAGGGCCTGGAGTTCGACGCGGTGTTCCTCACCGGCCTGGAGGACGGCGTCTTCCCCCACTCGCGCGCGCTCAAGGGCGAGGACCCGGATGACGGCGAGGAGATGGCCGAGGAGCGCAGGCTCTGCTACGTGGGCTTCACCCGCGCGCGCAAGCGGCTCTTCGTGAGCCTGGCGCAGTGCCGCTCGCTGTTCGGCGAGCTGCGCTACAACCCGCCCAGCCGCTTCCTGCGAGACGTGCCTCCGAACCTCTTCGGCATCAGCGAGCAGGACGTGCCGGAGCCGCCGCGCGCCGCGCCCGTGCCGCCGCGCAAGCGCACCTGGGACGAGGACGACGGGCCGCGCATCGACCGCTCGTACTCGCAGGCCTCGGACATGGAGGGCATTGGCGGGGACGTGCGCGGCATGCGCGTGCGCCACGAGCAGTTCGGCGTGGGCCGCATCGTCGCCACGGATGGCACGGGGCCCAACGCCAAGGTGACGGTGGAGTTCGGCGGCGCCGTGGGGCTCAAGCGCGTCATCGCCCGCTTCCTGCTGCCGGGGTAG
- a CDS encoding NAD-dependent epimerase/dehydratase family protein, whose protein sequence is MKLLVTGGTGFLGTHLVPRLVAAGHTVRLIGRTRPTGPAYAGTEYVAGDLKDRDAVRRALDGVEGLYHLAGLVSFQPKDARKMFELHVDSTRELMRDVREAGLKRVVLASTSGTIAVSKDEAVLDETADYPLTVVSRWPYYLSKIYEEKLTLEYCRKYGIPLVVLNPSLLMGPGDDRLSSTWTVVKFLNREIPAMPGGGISFVDVRDAADAFFQALTRGELYGRHLLGLNMTMTEFFRRLERLTGVAAPRLRLPSRVNILGGKLLERWAKARGTPAPLDPQEVEIGEHYFWLDAAKAEAELGFRARDAQETLADTVKHIYGKLPPGSLPGTKGRLGDLREGT, encoded by the coding sequence GTGAAGCTCTTGGTGACGGGAGGGACGGGCTTTCTGGGCACGCACCTGGTGCCCAGGCTGGTGGCGGCGGGCCACACGGTGCGGCTCATCGGGCGCACCAGGCCCACGGGCCCCGCCTACGCGGGCACGGAGTACGTCGCCGGCGACCTGAAGGACCGGGACGCGGTGCGCCGCGCGCTGGACGGCGTGGAGGGCCTCTACCACCTGGCGGGGCTCGTCTCCTTCCAGCCCAAGGACGCCCGGAAGATGTTCGAGCTGCACGTGGACAGCACGCGCGAGCTCATGCGGGACGTGCGCGAGGCGGGCCTGAAGCGCGTGGTGCTGGCCTCCACCTCCGGCACCATCGCCGTGTCCAAGGACGAGGCCGTCCTCGACGAGACGGCGGACTACCCGCTGACGGTGGTGTCGCGCTGGCCGTACTACCTGTCGAAGATCTACGAGGAGAAGCTGACGCTGGAGTACTGCCGCAAGTACGGCATCCCCCTGGTCGTGCTCAACCCCAGCCTGCTGATGGGGCCGGGCGACGACCGGCTGTCCTCCACGTGGACGGTGGTGAAGTTCCTCAACCGCGAGATTCCGGCCATGCCGGGAGGCGGCATCTCCTTCGTGGACGTGCGCGACGCGGCGGACGCGTTCTTCCAGGCGCTGACGCGGGGCGAGCTGTACGGCCGCCACCTGCTGGGCCTGAACATGACGATGACGGAGTTCTTCCGCCGGCTGGAGCGCCTCACCGGCGTGGCCGCGCCGAGGCTGCGGCTGCCCTCGCGGGTGAACATCCTGGGCGGCAAGCTGCTGGAGCGCTGGGCCAAGGCGCGCGGCACGCCCGCGCCGTTGGACCCTCAGGAGGTGGAGATTGGCGAGCACTACTTCTGGCTCGACGCCGCCAAGGCCGAGGCGGAGCTGGGCTTCCGCGCGCGCGACGCACAGGAGACGCTCGCGGACACCGTGAAGCACATCTACGGGAAGCTGCCTCCGGGGAGCCTGCCCGGCACCAAGGGCCGGTTGGGCGACCTGCGCGAGGGGACCTGA
- a CDS encoding GNAT family N-acetyltransferase, producing the protein MRLGGLYLRPARDADRRALWRIHTEAVGTLCQGAYAPHELTTWVRLLRPEGYLRPDKPRTVLVAERERRLVGFGQLDPRAGEVEALYVLPDEAGIGVGSQLLAALESVAWSGAVPLLSLDASLNAEAFYRRRGYVPLHPARRPLTPQVQLACVRMQKRRPAPTSRWEPAGGATTTR; encoded by the coding sequence ATGCGGTTGGGGGGGCTCTACCTCAGGCCGGCGCGGGACGCGGACCGGCGCGCCCTGTGGCGCATCCACACCGAGGCGGTGGGGACGCTGTGCCAGGGCGCGTACGCCCCCCACGAGCTGACGACGTGGGTGCGGCTCTTGCGGCCGGAGGGCTACCTGCGCCCGGACAAGCCGCGCACCGTGCTGGTGGCGGAGCGGGAGCGGCGGCTGGTGGGCTTCGGGCAGCTGGACCCGCGCGCCGGAGAGGTGGAGGCCCTCTACGTGTTGCCGGACGAGGCGGGCATCGGCGTGGGCAGCCAGCTGCTGGCCGCGCTGGAGTCCGTCGCGTGGAGCGGCGCGGTGCCCCTGCTCAGCCTGGACGCCAGCCTCAACGCGGAGGCGTTCTACCGGAGGCGGGGCTACGTGCCGCTGCACCCCGCCCGCCGTCCGCTCACGCCCCAGGTCCAGCTGGCGTGCGTGCGGATGCAGAAGCGCCGGCCGGCCCCCACGTCTCGCTGGGAGCCCGCCGGCGGCGCGACCACGACTAGGTGA
- a CDS encoding GGDEF domain-containing protein — protein sequence MSGDETRVTKISTLNLRPERSTECCLVQIHGPELGKKYLLDDSELTIGRDQHNHIVVDLDNVSRRHARVLGRGGKMLVEDLGSTNGTYLNDQEVLQAQPLRSGDLIKVGGSIFKFLDGDNIETQYHETIYTLTIADGLTGINNKRFFLEYLEREMGRSSRYQRTLSLMMFDIDHFKQINDVHGHLAGDYVLRELAQTIKRLVRREQCFARYGGEEFAVVMPEDGPDKARLFAEKIRKLVAEKSFVYDEKEIPVTISIGVAEMAADMTEPTHFIKVADANLYKAKKSGRNRVVG from the coding sequence ATGTCAGGCGACGAAACGCGCGTCACCAAGATCTCCACGCTCAATCTGCGCCCCGAGCGCAGCACCGAGTGCTGCCTCGTCCAGATTCACGGTCCCGAGTTGGGCAAGAAGTACCTGCTCGACGACTCCGAGCTGACCATCGGGCGGGACCAGCACAACCACATCGTGGTGGACCTGGACAACGTGTCCCGGCGCCATGCCCGCGTGCTCGGCCGGGGCGGGAAGATGCTGGTGGAGGACCTGGGCTCCACCAACGGCACCTACCTGAACGACCAGGAGGTGCTGCAGGCCCAGCCGCTGCGCAGCGGCGACCTCATCAAGGTGGGGGGCTCCATCTTCAAGTTCCTCGATGGCGACAACATCGAGACCCAGTACCACGAGACCATCTACACGCTGACCATCGCGGACGGTCTCACCGGCATCAACAACAAGCGCTTCTTCCTCGAGTACCTCGAGCGGGAGATGGGGCGCTCCAGCCGGTACCAGCGCACACTGTCGCTGATGATGTTCGACATCGACCACTTCAAGCAGATCAACGACGTCCACGGGCACCTGGCCGGGGACTACGTGCTGCGGGAGCTGGCGCAGACCATCAAGCGGCTGGTGCGCCGCGAGCAGTGCTTCGCGCGCTACGGCGGCGAGGAGTTCGCCGTGGTCATGCCCGAGGACGGGCCGGACAAGGCGCGGCTGTTCGCGGAGAAGATCCGCAAGCTCGTCGCGGAGAAGTCCTTCGTCTACGACGAGAAGGAGATTCCGGTGACCATCTCCATCGGCGTGGCGGAGATGGCGGCGGACATGACGGAGCCCACGCACTTCATCAAGGTCGCGGACGCCAACCTGTACAAGGCGAAGAAGTCCGGCCGCAACCGGGTGGTGGGGTGA
- a CDS encoding PQQ-binding-like beta-propeller repeat protein codes for MLPTLVLTVVAAVGCREPAETAFRYSTDASSRAGLTALPDGVLTGNEAGAVLRVDPTGRVVWRVALGREVATRPAVAADSVIVGTVAGDLARLALSDGTERWRLTGEAPVLTPPVAEEDGTAVYVVAPDGAVRSHAVDTGKVRWRAPAPRADEAHLDTTRGLPAPVLADGLLVVAQGDAGLVALSTADGARAWRQDVPGVLGLVATKDVLFASTRERRVRALRLKDGSPLWEQTPATALTGPPSLALGTLWVGAREDEADVLLGLSPTDGKEVFRVPLPAPLVTGVAEAHGELLVVPTNGRQGRLLVLAPRDVAHAISLRSDTPLRTRPVVLGAQVFVLGMDGRVLSWRLRAPKP; via the coding sequence TTGCTACCCACCCTCGTGCTGACAGTGGTGGCGGCCGTGGGCTGCCGGGAGCCCGCGGAGACGGCCTTCCGGTACTCCACGGATGCATCCTCCCGCGCGGGGCTGACGGCCCTACCGGATGGCGTCCTCACCGGTAACGAGGCCGGGGCGGTGCTGCGCGTCGACCCGACCGGCCGCGTCGTCTGGCGGGTGGCGCTCGGGCGGGAGGTGGCCACCCGTCCGGCGGTGGCGGCGGACAGTGTCATCGTGGGAACGGTGGCCGGGGACCTGGCGAGGCTGGCGCTCTCCGATGGGACGGAGCGCTGGCGGCTCACCGGCGAGGCGCCCGTGCTCACCCCGCCCGTCGCGGAGGAGGACGGGACCGCCGTCTACGTCGTGGCGCCGGATGGCGCGGTGCGTTCGCACGCCGTGGACACGGGCAAGGTCCGCTGGAGGGCGCCCGCCCCCAGGGCCGACGAGGCCCACCTCGACACCACGCGCGGGCTCCCCGCGCCCGTGCTGGCGGACGGGCTGCTGGTGGTCGCCCAGGGTGACGCGGGGCTGGTGGCGCTGTCCACCGCGGACGGCGCCCGGGCCTGGCGCCAGGACGTTCCGGGCGTGCTCGGCCTGGTGGCGACGAAGGACGTCCTCTTCGCCAGCACCCGCGAGCGACGCGTCCGGGCGCTGCGACTGAAGGACGGCAGCCCCTTGTGGGAGCAGACCCCCGCGACCGCCCTCACTGGCCCGCCATCGCTCGCGCTGGGGACGCTGTGGGTCGGCGCTCGCGAGGACGAGGCCGACGTGCTGCTCGGCCTGTCACCCACGGACGGCAAGGAGGTGTTCCGGGTGCCCCTGCCCGCGCCCCTCGTCACCGGCGTGGCCGAGGCCCATGGCGAGCTGCTCGTGGTCCCCACCAATGGACGCCAGGGGCGGCTGCTCGTGCTCGCGCCCCGGGACGTGGCGCACGCCATCTCCCTGCGCTCGGACACGCCGCTGCGCACGCGGCCCGTCGTGCTGGGCGCGCAGGTCTTCGTGCTGGGAATGGACGGCCGCGTGCTGTCGTGGCGCCTGCGTGCGCCCAAGCCCTGA
- a CDS encoding SDR family NAD(P)-dependent oxidoreductase, giving the protein MDLELGGKVVLVTGGSDGLGAAVARRLVREGARVALCARGAERLEATAAALRAQGGDVLAVQADVARAWEVEHFVDAAHARWGRVDALVNNAGTAAARPFASVTDAEWEADLQLKLFAAVRASRHVLPHLREVGGGAIVNVLAIGAKTPGAQSTPSSVSRAAGMALTKALSKELGPQNVRVNAVLVGIIESGQWVRRAQELGKPVEALQAEMARNAGIPLGRVGRAEEFADVVAFLVSPRGAYVSGTALNVDGGLSAAV; this is encoded by the coding sequence ATGGACCTGGAGCTGGGTGGCAAGGTGGTGTTGGTGACGGGCGGCTCGGACGGGCTGGGGGCGGCGGTGGCCCGGCGGCTCGTGCGGGAGGGGGCGAGGGTGGCCCTGTGCGCCCGGGGCGCGGAGCGGCTGGAGGCCACGGCGGCGGCGCTCCGGGCCCAGGGCGGTGACGTCCTCGCGGTGCAGGCGGACGTCGCCCGGGCCTGGGAGGTGGAGCACTTCGTGGACGCCGCCCACGCGCGCTGGGGGCGGGTGGACGCACTGGTGAACAACGCCGGCACCGCCGCGGCCCGGCCCTTCGCGTCCGTCACCGACGCGGAGTGGGAGGCCGACCTCCAGCTCAAGCTGTTCGCCGCCGTGCGCGCGTCGCGGCACGTGCTGCCCCACCTGCGCGAGGTGGGGGGTGGCGCCATCGTCAACGTGCTCGCCATCGGCGCGAAGACGCCGGGCGCGCAGTCGACGCCCTCGTCGGTGTCGCGGGCGGCCGGCATGGCGCTCACCAAGGCGCTGTCGAAGGAGCTCGGCCCCCAGAACGTCCGGGTGAACGCGGTGCTGGTGGGCATCATCGAGAGCGGCCAGTGGGTGCGCCGCGCCCAGGAGCTGGGCAAGCCGGTGGAGGCGCTCCAGGCGGAGATGGCGCGCAACGCGGGCATCCCCCTGGGCCGCGTGGGGCGGGCGGAGGAGTTCGCCGACGTGGTGGCCTTCCTCGTGTCCCCCCGGGGCGCGTACGTCTCCGGCACGGCCCTCAACGTGGATGGGGGCCTGTCCGCCGCCGTCTAG
- a CDS encoding RtcB family protein: protein MQPTSNRLLRALAREGLEVTYDGRLYTVRLMGDANAPPAEVLLPPDLPVEGKAFRQLAHLAALKHPGGGEVLRVRATPDFHPGDSGVAIGSVLHTRGLVVPGAVGTDINCGMRLHVADLGVDDFLSRRGDFVERMKGHYFFGTRDVAMSSRASEALLRDGLPGWLVETLDAPLGCAGRADLEQLDAELDRVHLGGALSGHPRWAPDALVREGVVRDAGLASVGGGNHFVEVLRVEEVKDRARAWRWGVREGQLAFMVHSGSRDVGKHVGVAWQQRARAAWPRGVPLPDSGILPLADEALIAEYLEAEATAANYAFLNRLLLAELLRQTLRELFGDVEAPLVYDVPHNLTLPHEGGWLARKGACPATAEQPVIIPGSMGASSFLMVGRGDARSLESASHGAGRARSRFSLAREGADRSEEALGLTGVDCISLRAERRVEEAPAAYKPIRPVVDSQVEAGIVQEVARLAPLLTFKA, encoded by the coding sequence ATGCAGCCGACATCGAATCGGCTCCTGCGGGCGCTTGCCCGCGAGGGGCTCGAGGTGACCTATGACGGTCGCCTCTACACCGTGCGCCTGATGGGTGACGCGAACGCGCCACCCGCCGAGGTGCTCCTCCCACCGGACCTGCCCGTGGAGGGCAAGGCCTTCCGACAACTCGCCCACCTCGCCGCCCTGAAGCACCCGGGCGGAGGCGAGGTGCTGCGCGTGCGCGCCACGCCCGACTTCCACCCCGGAGACTCCGGCGTGGCCATCGGCTCGGTGCTGCACACCCGCGGCCTCGTCGTCCCCGGCGCCGTGGGCACCGACATCAACTGTGGCATGCGCCTGCACGTCGCCGACCTCGGCGTGGACGACTTCCTGTCGCGCCGCGGGGACTTCGTCGAGCGGATGAAGGGCCACTACTTCTTCGGCACCCGCGACGTGGCCATGTCCTCGCGCGCCTCGGAGGCCCTGCTGCGCGACGGACTCCCGGGCTGGCTGGTGGAGACGCTGGATGCGCCGCTGGGGTGCGCGGGGCGCGCGGACCTGGAGCAGCTCGACGCGGAGCTGGACCGGGTGCACCTGGGCGGCGCGCTTTCGGGCCATCCCCGCTGGGCTCCGGACGCGCTCGTGCGCGAGGGCGTGGTGCGCGACGCGGGGCTGGCCTCCGTGGGCGGCGGCAACCACTTCGTGGAGGTGCTCCGCGTGGAGGAGGTGAAGGACCGGGCGCGCGCCTGGCGCTGGGGCGTGCGCGAGGGGCAGCTCGCGTTCATGGTGCACTCGGGCAGCCGCGACGTGGGCAAGCACGTGGGCGTGGCGTGGCAGCAGCGGGCGCGCGCGGCCTGGCCCCGCGGGGTGCCCCTGCCGGACAGCGGCATCCTCCCGCTCGCGGACGAGGCGCTCATCGCCGAGTACCTGGAGGCGGAGGCCACCGCGGCCAACTACGCGTTCCTCAACCGGCTGCTGCTGGCGGAGCTGTTGCGCCAGACGCTGCGCGAGCTGTTCGGGGACGTGGAGGCGCCGCTCGTCTACGACGTGCCTCACAACCTCACGCTGCCGCACGAAGGCGGGTGGCTGGCGCGCAAGGGGGCCTGCCCGGCCACCGCGGAGCAGCCCGTCATCATCCCCGGCTCCATGGGGGCCTCGTCCTTCCTCATGGTGGGGCGGGGGGACGCGCGGTCGCTGGAGTCCGCCTCGCATGGGGCGGGGCGGGCCCGCTCGCGCTTCTCCCTGGCGCGGGAAGGGGCGGACCGGAGCGAGGAGGCGCTGGGCCTCACCGGCGTGGACTGCATCAGCCTGAGGGCCGAGCGCCGCGTGGAGGAGGCTCCCGCGGCCTACAAGCCCATCCGCCCCGTGGTCGACTCCCAGGTGGAGGCGGGCATCGTCCAGGAGGTGGCCCGACTGGCGCCGCTGCTCACCTTCAAGGCCTGA
- the add gene encoding adenosine deaminase yields the protein MPTIRDDEIPSATGIPSGARRTDFVPPPTLTVTEELLHALPKTDLHCHLDGSMRVKTILELAEEQKVKLPADTEDGLARAIHMGEVCKSLEEYLVAFDVTLSVLQTADALYRAAYELAVDAAAENVRWLEVRYSPALHLQKGLKMTTVIDSVLEGLRVAKRETGIKCGVIVCGIRHINPQTSMRLAELSVAYKNRGVIGFDLAGAEASFPAKDHKDAFQLILKNNVNCTAHAGEAYGPESISQAIHNLGAHRIGHGTRLREDGDLLNYVNDHRIPLEVCPTSNVQTGAVSSLAAHPLKFYFDYGLRVTINTDNRLITDTTVTKEMWTAHKELGLSLDDLTTIIVSGFKSAFLPFREKQDMLRLVNQEIASTLASFDKKRGGAAVKQTA from the coding sequence ATGCCTACGATTCGCGACGACGAGATTCCCAGCGCCACGGGCATCCCCTCCGGCGCCCGCCGGACGGACTTCGTGCCGCCGCCCACACTGACGGTGACGGAGGAGCTGCTCCACGCCCTCCCCAAGACGGACCTGCACTGCCACCTGGATGGCTCGATGCGGGTGAAGACCATCCTCGAGCTGGCCGAGGAGCAGAAGGTGAAGCTGCCCGCGGACACCGAGGATGGCCTGGCCCGCGCCATCCACATGGGCGAGGTCTGCAAGAGCCTGGAGGAGTACCTCGTCGCCTTCGACGTGACGCTCTCCGTGCTCCAGACGGCGGACGCCCTCTACCGCGCCGCGTACGAGCTGGCGGTGGACGCCGCCGCGGAGAACGTGCGCTGGCTGGAGGTGCGCTACTCGCCCGCCCTGCACCTGCAGAAGGGCCTGAAGATGACCACCGTCATCGACTCCGTGCTGGAGGGCCTGCGCGTCGCCAAGCGCGAGACGGGCATCAAGTGCGGCGTCATCGTCTGCGGCATCCGCCACATCAACCCGCAGACCTCCATGCGCCTGGCCGAGCTGTCCGTCGCCTACAAGAACCGGGGCGTCATCGGCTTCGACCTGGCGGGCGCCGAGGCCAGCTTCCCGGCCAAGGACCACAAGGACGCCTTCCAGCTCATCCTCAAGAACAACGTCAACTGCACCGCGCACGCGGGCGAGGCGTACGGCCCCGAGTCCATCTCCCAGGCCATCCACAACCTGGGCGCGCACCGCATCGGCCACGGCACGCGGCTGCGCGAGGACGGGGACCTGCTCAACTACGTCAACGACCACCGCATCCCGCTGGAGGTCTGCCCCACCTCCAACGTGCAGACGGGCGCGGTGTCGAGCCTGGCCGCGCACCCGCTCAAGTTCTACTTCGACTACGGCCTGCGGGTGACCATCAACACCGACAACCGCCTCATCACCGACACCACGGTGACGAAGGAGATGTGGACGGCCCACAAGGAGCTGGGGCTGTCGCTGGACGACCTGACCACCATCATCGTCTCCGGCTTCAAGAGCGCCTTCCTCCCGTTCCGGGAGAAGCAGGACATGCTGCGGCTGGTGAACCAGGAGATTGCCTCCACGCTGGCCTCCTTCGACAAGAAGCGCGGCGGCGCCGCGGTGAAGCAGACGGCGTGA